A window of the Branchiibius hedensis genome harbors these coding sequences:
- a CDS encoding glycosyltransferase, with protein MRILRLSHSGVVAAWRGRDEALRAAGHVVHLVCAERWDEGGRTVTVSAADRAGADLSAVRTWGTHPALFVYDPRPLWRALGESAWDVLDLHEEPFALASAEFLLLRWLRRCHAPYVIYSAQNITKRYPIPFRWFERTILRHAAGAYPCNQAAGRIMRRKGFPGAAEVVPLGFDPAVFHPAPSRDEPPPGSTVRIGYAGRLAPHKGVATLVAALEPYPQLSLTLCGSGPQEQQLRQLVAERGLSDRVTFAGSRSGEALADFYRSLDVLAVPSLATPSWIEQFCRVAVEAMACGVPVVATDSGALPEVVGDAGVIVPAGDALALGAALAALGADEARRQRLAAAGMTRAGSMTWTQVATQLRRLYGAATHEPLAEPPPVRVVVVAYHRADLLETAIADLHYPVTVVDNSADPQVRAVARRCGATYLDAGRNGGFGAGVNLALLSFDSPADVLLLNPDATISNDAIARMQQQLRAVPDAATIAAPQTDPAGRSARVMWPFPTPAESWRAALGLGRWSRPQFGIGSILMLRAEAIAQVGGFDEDFFLYAEETDWAYRARSMGWRHLLARDLSGSHEAAATSSDPARRETHFAAGHERFSRKHFGALGWTVTRAGVIVGAAGRWALQPARRPAHLARAQRYLRGPMAQETTLSQGAG; from the coding sequence GTGCGAATCCTGCGCCTCTCGCACAGTGGCGTCGTCGCCGCGTGGCGGGGCCGGGACGAGGCGTTGCGTGCGGCCGGGCACGTGGTCCACCTGGTCTGCGCCGAACGCTGGGACGAGGGCGGTCGGACCGTCACCGTATCGGCCGCCGACCGCGCAGGTGCGGACCTCAGCGCGGTCCGCACCTGGGGCACGCACCCGGCGCTGTTCGTCTACGACCCCCGCCCCCTATGGCGCGCTCTGGGTGAGTCGGCCTGGGATGTGCTCGACCTGCACGAAGAGCCGTTCGCTCTGGCCAGCGCCGAGTTCTTGCTGCTGCGCTGGCTGCGTCGCTGCCACGCGCCGTACGTCATCTATTCGGCGCAGAACATCACCAAGCGCTACCCGATCCCGTTCCGCTGGTTCGAGCGCACGATCCTGCGGCACGCCGCAGGGGCCTACCCCTGCAACCAGGCGGCCGGGCGGATCATGCGACGCAAAGGCTTCCCCGGTGCGGCCGAGGTCGTGCCGCTCGGCTTCGACCCGGCCGTTTTCCACCCCGCTCCCAGCCGCGACGAACCACCGCCGGGGTCGACGGTGCGGATCGGGTACGCCGGGCGGCTGGCCCCGCACAAGGGTGTCGCCACGCTGGTGGCGGCCCTCGAGCCGTATCCGCAGCTGTCGTTGACGCTGTGCGGATCGGGGCCGCAGGAACAGCAGTTGCGGCAGCTGGTCGCCGAGCGCGGACTGTCCGACCGGGTCACCTTCGCCGGATCACGATCCGGCGAAGCACTGGCCGACTTCTACCGCTCGCTCGACGTTCTGGCGGTGCCGTCGCTGGCGACCCCCTCCTGGATCGAACAGTTCTGCCGGGTCGCCGTGGAGGCGATGGCGTGCGGTGTCCCCGTCGTCGCCACGGACTCCGGCGCGCTTCCCGAAGTGGTCGGCGACGCCGGCGTCATCGTGCCCGCGGGCGACGCCTTGGCGCTCGGAGCCGCGTTGGCGGCCCTGGGCGCGGACGAGGCGCGGCGGCAGCGATTGGCCGCCGCGGGGATGACCCGGGCGGGTTCCATGACGTGGACCCAGGTGGCCACCCAACTGCGTCGGTTGTACGGCGCCGCGACCCACGAGCCACTCGCCGAGCCGCCGCCCGTCCGGGTCGTGGTGGTCGCCTACCACCGGGCGGACCTGTTGGAGACGGCGATCGCCGACCTGCACTACCCGGTCACGGTCGTCGACAACTCCGCCGATCCGCAGGTGCGTGCCGTCGCCCGACGGTGCGGCGCGACGTACCTGGACGCGGGTCGCAACGGCGGTTTCGGCGCCGGGGTGAACCTCGCGCTTTTAAGCTTCGACTCCCCCGCCGATGTGCTGCTGCTCAACCCCGACGCCACCATCAGCAACGACGCGATCGCCCGGATGCAGCAGCAACTGCGGGCGGTGCCGGACGCGGCGACCATCGCGGCGCCGCAGACCGACCCTGCCGGCCGGTCCGCGCGGGTGATGTGGCCGTTCCCGACTCCGGCCGAGAGTTGGCGAGCCGCCCTCGGCCTCGGCCGATGGTCGCGACCCCAGTTCGGGATCGGCTCGATCCTGATGCTGCGGGCTGAAGCCATCGCCCAGGTCGGCGGCTTCGATGAGGACTTCTTCCTGTACGCCGAGGAGACCGACTGGGCCTACCGCGCCCGGTCGATGGGGTGGCGCCATCTGCTTGCCCGCGACCTGTCCGGGTCCCACGAAGCGGCCGCCACCAGCAGTGACCCGGCCCGGCGCGAAACCCACTTCGCCGCCGGACACGAACGGTTCTCCCGCAAACACTTCGGTGCCCTGGGTTGGACAGTGACCCGAGCGGGTGTCATCGTGGGCGCCGCAGGCCGCTGGGCGCTTCAACCCGCCCGCCGGCCCGCTCACCTGGCCCGGGCACAACGCTATCTGCGCGGTCCGATGGCGCAGGAGACGACACTTTCGCAGGGAGCAGGATGA
- a CDS encoding O-antigen ligase family protein, whose protein sequence is MTTFVRTRGGAFVAAALAVAVAVLAGLHVGQRPGLVLGLTAGLLVFLIGVSDPGLLALVCCPAFLMVMRTSVAGTDLAISDLAITVCALTALVSGPRPFSPPMRSLLWLCVGYQAALTITLIATPYRANFIEWGHEWMLAAGALIVGWTLAASGRANAACNVLLTCGGLIALGVIGQGLWQFAHGDYSAVYLAGPFPMHKNLAGTILAFLALLAYARPLWLRVPTNLLRLSFGLMLIALLFTQARQGIVALMVGMLVLLWLRPKEQRRSTVIVVLAIPVAGFIWWATQQQLADPSDFSSANIRISSWKTSIDIWQLNPWFGQGLRWWYRPDFPGIIAPPNGLTEMLTSAGIIGVAAYLVLFGGALWVLAQVPRRYSALAIAVLVAHLLRGQLDMFWLAVVASLPWLLIGICLGAQRWENPEDTAPTTQRRPAEVGV, encoded by the coding sequence ATGACGACGTTCGTAAGGACCCGTGGGGGTGCCTTCGTGGCGGCCGCGCTGGCCGTCGCGGTCGCCGTACTCGCTGGCCTGCACGTGGGCCAGCGGCCCGGCCTGGTCCTGGGTCTGACGGCGGGCCTGCTGGTGTTCCTGATCGGGGTGTCCGACCCGGGCCTGCTGGCGCTGGTGTGTTGCCCGGCGTTCCTGATGGTCATGCGGACTTCGGTAGCCGGCACCGACCTGGCGATCTCCGACCTGGCGATCACGGTGTGCGCGCTGACGGCGCTGGTGTCCGGTCCCCGCCCGTTCTCCCCACCCATGCGATCCCTGCTGTGGCTGTGCGTCGGGTACCAGGCCGCGTTGACCATCACCCTGATCGCGACCCCCTACCGGGCGAACTTCATCGAGTGGGGCCACGAGTGGATGCTGGCAGCCGGAGCGCTGATCGTCGGGTGGACACTCGCGGCCTCGGGTCGGGCCAACGCCGCCTGCAACGTCCTGCTGACCTGCGGTGGCCTGATCGCCCTCGGCGTGATCGGGCAGGGGCTGTGGCAGTTCGCCCACGGTGACTACAGCGCCGTGTATCTCGCCGGCCCGTTCCCGATGCACAAGAACCTCGCCGGGACGATCCTGGCCTTCCTCGCCCTGCTGGCCTACGCCCGGCCGCTGTGGCTGCGGGTCCCGACCAATCTCCTGCGACTGTCCTTCGGCCTGATGTTGATCGCCCTGCTCTTCACCCAGGCGCGACAGGGCATCGTGGCTCTCATGGTCGGGATGCTGGTGCTGCTGTGGCTGCGCCCGAAGGAGCAACGGCGCTCGACGGTGATCGTGGTGCTCGCGATCCCGGTTGCGGGCTTCATCTGGTGGGCCACCCAGCAACAGCTCGCCGATCCGAGTGACTTCTCCTCCGCGAACATCCGCATCTCCTCGTGGAAGACCTCCATCGACATCTGGCAGTTGAATCCGTGGTTCGGTCAGGGTCTGCGCTGGTGGTACCGCCCCGACTTCCCCGGCATCATCGCTCCGCCGAACGGTCTGACCGAGATGCTCACCAGTGCCGGGATCATCGGCGTCGCCGCCTATCTCGTGCTCTTCGGCGGTGCGCTCTGGGTCCTGGCACAGGTGCCCCGCCGCTACAGCGCCCTGGCTATCGCCGTGCTCGTCGCCCACCTGCTGCGGGGCCAACTGGACATGTTCTGGCTGGCCGTCGTGGCGTCGTTACCGTGGCTGCTGATCGGTATCTGCCTGGGGGCACAGCGATGGGAGAACCCGGAAGACACCGCACCGACCACGCAGCGGCGCCCCGCCGAAGTCGGCGTATGA
- a CDS encoding glycosyltransferase family 4 protein, with product MTTIRQLAPRIGEGTGVGAVAAGLAAAFQRAGVTVTEFTLADTSFRPLRAQRAGTRHLNHALEVIYFSTVGSYRARRVLSRHPQSWSICHNDLLAGDIYVNHGLLRLAMQSRGHATLRLLRNPLHVFTQTRDWWRFSYSRAHRAVVHLSSAEQTSFHRLYPRSRLRTAVIGNGVDTSFYRIPTAEERTRAREAFDLPPHAFVVGFAGHEFGRKGLRLLIEALPSLPPEVHLLVAGGRPEDIDDARRLSRSLGSADRVTLVGAQPDSRPTLWASDVLALPSSYESFSLILLEALSCGIPAIHTRVGAAMDLIEPGVNGFLIDRTVSDVVAAINAVRRLDPDAASRAARAAATPHDWDIVADRYLALLAELHAEPRADEPAAATG from the coding sequence ATGACCACGATCCGGCAACTGGCGCCCCGGATCGGTGAAGGCACCGGTGTCGGCGCGGTCGCTGCCGGCCTCGCGGCCGCGTTCCAGCGCGCCGGCGTCACGGTCACCGAGTTCACCCTGGCCGACACCTCATTCCGGCCGCTGCGGGCACAGCGGGCGGGGACCCGGCACCTGAACCATGCGCTGGAGGTCATCTACTTCTCCACTGTCGGCTCCTATCGCGCCCGGCGGGTGCTGAGCCGGCATCCGCAGAGTTGGTCGATCTGTCACAACGACCTGCTGGCCGGCGACATCTACGTCAATCACGGGCTGCTGCGGCTGGCGATGCAGTCGCGCGGTCACGCCACCCTGCGGCTGCTGCGCAACCCGCTGCACGTGTTCACCCAAACCCGTGATTGGTGGCGGTTCTCCTACTCCCGGGCGCACCGGGCCGTGGTCCACCTGAGCAGCGCCGAGCAGACCAGTTTCCACCGGCTCTATCCGCGCTCCCGGCTGCGGACCGCCGTCATCGGCAACGGGGTGGACACCAGCTTCTACCGGATCCCGACAGCCGAGGAACGGACCCGCGCGCGCGAGGCGTTCGATCTGCCGCCGCACGCCTTCGTGGTCGGGTTTGCCGGACACGAGTTCGGCCGCAAGGGCCTGCGACTGCTCATCGAAGCGTTGCCGTCGCTCCCGCCCGAGGTGCATCTGCTGGTGGCGGGTGGACGCCCCGAGGACATCGACGACGCTCGCCGACTCAGCCGGTCGCTGGGAAGTGCGGATCGGGTCACTCTCGTGGGAGCACAACCTGACTCACGCCCGACGCTGTGGGCGTCCGACGTACTGGCGCTGCCCAGCAGCTACGAGTCGTTCAGCCTGATCCTCTTGGAGGCGCTGTCCTGTGGGATCCCCGCCATTCACACCAGGGTGGGAGCGGCGATGGACCTGATCGAACCCGGCGTCAACGGATTCCTCATCGACCGCACCGTCTCGGACGTCGTCGCAGCGATCAACGCCGTCCGGCGGCTCGACCCCGACGCCGCGAGTCGGGCCGCCCGCGCCGCAGCGACGCCCCACGACTGGGACATCGTGGCCGATCGCTACCTGGCGCTCCTAGCCGAACTGCACGCGGAGCCCCGAGCCGACGAACCGGCGGCGGCGACCGGATGA
- a CDS encoding glycosyltransferase family 4 protein, with protein MKIAHVVRSDGFAGVEAHILALAPALVALGVDVRVIGGDPARLAQPLSTFGIQHSPAASVRDVTRQTAGLRRWKPDLIHAHMTAAECGVLGACPVLRAPLVSTRHFAELRGAGTRWERAYRLLDHTATQVSVSHAVAAAIDTPSTVIHPGVTAPPPDRERTKTVLIAQRLELEKDTRTGIEAFTRSGLADRGWRLLIAGGGADEAALRALPDHAIEILGYRTDVRELLAQASIFLATSPSEHFGISVVEAMAAGTPVVATNRAGHLETAGAVSPETLFPPGDSVAAATILADLAEDSRRRADLGEALRADYLSRFTVEECARRHVALYERVLR; from the coding sequence ATGAAGATCGCCCATGTCGTGCGCTCGGACGGGTTCGCCGGGGTCGAGGCGCACATCCTCGCGTTGGCACCGGCGCTGGTGGCTCTCGGCGTCGACGTGCGCGTCATCGGCGGCGATCCAGCGCGGCTGGCGCAACCGCTGTCCACCTTTGGGATCCAGCACTCCCCCGCCGCATCGGTCCGGGACGTGACCCGGCAGACCGCGGGTCTGCGCCGATGGAAACCCGATCTGATCCACGCACACATGACGGCCGCCGAGTGCGGTGTGCTCGGCGCCTGTCCCGTGCTGCGAGCCCCCCTGGTGAGCACGCGCCACTTCGCAGAACTGCGTGGCGCAGGCACCCGGTGGGAGCGGGCCTACCGGCTGCTGGACCACACCGCCACGCAGGTGTCGGTCAGCCACGCCGTCGCGGCCGCCATCGACACCCCGAGCACGGTGATCCACCCCGGCGTCACCGCACCGCCGCCCGATCGCGAACGCACCAAGACCGTCCTGATCGCGCAGCGTCTCGAACTGGAGAAGGACACCCGCACCGGTATCGAGGCATTCACTCGATCCGGGTTGGCCGACCGCGGGTGGCGGCTGCTGATCGCGGGAGGAGGCGCCGACGAAGCAGCGCTGCGAGCGCTCCCCGACCACGCCATCGAGATCCTTGGCTACCGCACCGACGTGCGCGAGCTGCTGGCCCAGGCCTCGATCTTCCTGGCCACCTCGCCGTCCGAGCACTTCGGGATCAGCGTCGTGGAGGCAATGGCCGCGGGCACCCCCGTCGTCGCCACCAATCGTGCCGGTCACCTGGAGACGGCTGGCGCGGTCAGTCCCGAAACCCTTTTCCCTCCGGGCGATTCGGTGGCTGCGGCAACCATTCTGGCCGATCTGGCCGAGGACAGCCGCCGTCGAGCCGACCTGGGCGAAGCGCTGCGTGCCGACTATCTGAGCCGGTTCACTGTCGAGGAGTGCGCGCGCCGGCACGTTGCTCTCTACGAGCGGGTGCTGCGATGA
- a CDS encoding glycosyltransferase produces the protein MSDVVLISLEPWDDVWRRNQHFATTALQRDPHLRLLVVEPDHDALHDLTRHRRPRMGARLANLSPAESTFAERVWRWSATKFLPRRLDRGYDARWAGQVGRAAARLGFDRPVLWVNDPRGAAVAQRTGWPTLYDITDDWLAAQRTPAEHARLVADEDYLLNHSAQVTVCSPGILATKTGDSPISLITNGVDPSHWRTPRDRPADLPERAALYVGTLHEDRLDIPLVVATATALADSATVTFVGPNALTPQSTSALLDAGVVLLGPRPYADLPGYLQHAAVSIAPHLVNEFTDSLDPIKLYEYLAAGRPIVSTPIAGFRDRAEVTVAHGPDFAEAVRNALTTGDRSTYVADDLPTWQSQGEQFALALDEAVCG, from the coding sequence ATGAGTGACGTCGTGCTCATCTCCCTCGAACCGTGGGACGACGTCTGGCGACGCAACCAGCACTTCGCCACCACTGCGCTGCAACGAGATCCACACCTTCGGCTGCTCGTCGTGGAGCCGGACCACGATGCGCTGCACGATCTGACCCGCCACCGGCGACCCCGGATGGGTGCGAGGTTGGCGAATCTCTCGCCCGCCGAGTCGACCTTCGCCGAGCGGGTGTGGCGCTGGAGCGCCACGAAATTCCTGCCGCGGCGACTCGATCGTGGGTACGACGCGCGCTGGGCCGGGCAGGTCGGGCGAGCCGCAGCCCGACTGGGTTTCGACCGTCCGGTGCTGTGGGTCAACGACCCCCGCGGCGCGGCCGTGGCGCAACGGACCGGGTGGCCGACTCTCTACGACATCACCGACGACTGGTTGGCGGCGCAACGCACGCCGGCCGAGCACGCGCGTCTGGTCGCCGACGAGGACTACCTGCTGAACCACTCGGCGCAGGTGACCGTCTGCTCCCCCGGCATCCTGGCCACCAAGACCGGCGACAGCCCGATCTCCTTGATCACCAACGGTGTTGACCCTTCTCATTGGCGTACGCCGCGTGACCGGCCCGCCGACCTGCCGGAGCGTGCCGCGCTCTACGTGGGGACACTGCACGAGGACCGCCTGGACATCCCGCTGGTCGTGGCGACCGCCACGGCGCTGGCCGACTCGGCGACCGTCACCTTCGTCGGCCCGAACGCGCTGACGCCCCAGTCGACTTCGGCCCTTCTGGATGCCGGGGTCGTTCTCCTCGGGCCGCGCCCCTACGCCGACCTGCCGGGCTATCTGCAGCATGCGGCGGTGTCGATTGCGCCGCATCTGGTCAATGAGTTCACCGACTCACTCGATCCGATCAAGCTCTACGAGTACCTTGCAGCGGGTCGCCCGATCGTCAGTACGCCGATCGCGGGCTTCCGGGACCGGGCAGAAGTGACCGTCGCGCACGGACCGGACTTCGCCGAAGCGGTCCGCAACGCGCTCACGACCGGCGACCGGTCGACGTACGTTGCAGATGACCTGCCGACCTGGCAGAGCCAGGGCGAACAGTTCGCCCTGGCTCTGGATGAAGCTGTGTGCGGTTAG
- a CDS encoding NADP-dependent isocitrate dehydrogenase translates to MSGSDKIKVKNPVVELDGDEMTRIIWQFIKDRLIHPYLDIDLKYYDLGIESRDATDDQITIDSANAIKKYGVGVKCATITPDEARVEEFGLKEMWKSPNGTIRNILGGVIFREPIIISNIPRLVPGWTKPIIIGRHAHGDQYKAQNFKVPGAGTVTITYKPADGGPEQSYEVAQYGDDGGVAMGMYNFNDSITDFARASFNYGLQRKVPVYLSTKNTILKAYDGQFKDIFQKVFDEEFKAQYDELGLTYEHRLIDDMVASALKWSGGYLWACKNYDGDVESDIVAQGFGSLGLMTSVLMTPDGKTVEAEAAHGTVTRHYRQHQQGKATSTNPIASIFAWTQGLAHRGKLDETPDVTAFAETLERVCIETVEEGKMTKDLALLVGPDQPFLTTEEFLAAIDENLQKAMSA, encoded by the coding sequence ATGTCCGGATCGGACAAGATCAAGGTCAAGAACCCAGTCGTCGAACTCGACGGTGACGAGATGACGCGCATCATCTGGCAGTTCATCAAGGACCGACTGATCCACCCCTACCTGGACATCGACCTCAAGTATTACGACCTGGGGATTGAGTCGCGGGACGCCACCGACGACCAGATCACCATCGACTCCGCCAATGCGATCAAGAAGTACGGCGTCGGCGTCAAGTGCGCGACGATCACCCCGGACGAGGCCCGGGTGGAGGAGTTCGGCCTGAAGGAGATGTGGAAGAGCCCGAACGGGACCATCCGCAACATCCTCGGCGGCGTCATCTTCCGCGAGCCGATCATCATCTCCAACATTCCGCGCCTGGTCCCGGGCTGGACCAAGCCGATCATCATCGGCCGGCACGCGCACGGCGACCAGTACAAAGCGCAGAACTTCAAGGTGCCCGGCGCCGGCACGGTGACCATCACCTACAAGCCCGCCGACGGTGGCCCGGAGCAGAGCTACGAGGTCGCGCAGTACGGCGACGACGGTGGTGTCGCGATGGGTATGTACAACTTCAACGACTCGATCACCGACTTCGCGCGCGCTTCCTTCAACTACGGTCTGCAGCGCAAGGTCCCGGTCTACCTGTCGACCAAGAACACCATCCTCAAGGCCTACGACGGCCAGTTCAAGGACATCTTCCAGAAGGTGTTCGACGAGGAGTTCAAGGCGCAGTACGACGAGCTGGGCCTGACCTACGAACACCGCCTGATCGACGACATGGTGGCTTCGGCGCTGAAGTGGTCCGGCGGCTACCTGTGGGCGTGCAAGAACTATGACGGCGACGTCGAATCCGACATCGTGGCACAGGGATTCGGCTCTCTTGGCCTGATGACCTCGGTGCTGATGACCCCCGACGGCAAGACCGTGGAGGCCGAGGCCGCGCACGGCACCGTGACCCGGCACTACCGCCAGCACCAGCAGGGCAAGGCCACCTCCACCAACCCGATCGCCTCGATCTTCGCGTGGACCCAGGGCCTGGCGCACCGCGGCAAACTGGACGAGACGCCCGACGTGACCGCGTTCGCGGAGACCCTCGAGCGGGTCTGCATCGAGACGGTCGAAGAGGGCAAGATGACCAAGGACCTCGCGCTGCTCGTCGGGCCGGACCAGCCGTTCCTGACCACCGAGGAGTTCCTCGCCGCGATCGATGAGAACCTGCAGAAGGCGATGAGCGCCTAA
- a CDS encoding malate dehydrogenase, translating to MSTPVKVAVTGAAGQIGYSLLFRIASGSLFGPDTPVELRLLEITPALKALEGVVMELDDCAFPTLAGVQIGDDPAKVFDGVNFALLVGARPRGPGMERGDLLEANGGIFAPQGKALNDVAADDIRVVVTGNPANTNALIAQSNAPDIPASRFSALTRLDHNRAISQLAAKTGAPVTDIKKMTIWGNHSATQYPDLFHAEVGGQIAADLINDQDWLENTYIPTVAKRGAAIIDARGASSAASAASATVDHARTWAQGTPDDDWVSMAVKSDGSYGVAEGLISSFPVTVKDGEWEIVQGLEINEFSRGKIDASVAELAEERDAVKGLGLI from the coding sequence ATGAGCACGCCTGTCAAGGTGGCCGTGACCGGTGCAGCCGGTCAGATCGGCTACAGCCTCCTGTTCCGCATCGCCAGCGGCTCGCTGTTCGGTCCGGACACTCCCGTCGAATTGCGCCTGCTGGAGATCACCCCCGCCCTGAAGGCCCTGGAAGGGGTCGTCATGGAGCTGGACGACTGCGCCTTCCCGACGCTGGCCGGTGTCCAGATCGGCGATGACCCGGCCAAGGTCTTCGACGGTGTGAACTTCGCGCTGCTGGTCGGCGCCCGGCCGCGTGGCCCGGGCATGGAGCGCGGCGACCTGCTCGAAGCCAACGGTGGCATCTTCGCCCCGCAGGGCAAGGCGCTGAACGACGTTGCTGCCGACGACATCCGCGTCGTGGTGACCGGCAACCCGGCCAACACCAACGCCCTGATCGCGCAGAGCAACGCCCCCGACATCCCGGCCTCGCGCTTCTCGGCGTTGACCCGCCTGGACCACAACCGGGCGATCAGCCAGCTGGCGGCCAAGACCGGCGCGCCCGTGACCGACATCAAGAAGATGACGATCTGGGGCAACCACTCCGCCACCCAGTACCCCGACCTGTTCCACGCCGAGGTGGGCGGTCAGATCGCCGCCGACCTGATCAACGACCAGGACTGGCTGGAGAACACCTACATCCCGACCGTCGCCAAGCGCGGTGCGGCCATCATCGACGCCCGTGGCGCATCGTCGGCCGCGTCGGCGGCCTCGGCGACCGTTGACCACGCCCGCACCTGGGCCCAGGGCACGCCGGACGACGACTGGGTCTCCATGGCCGTCAAGTCCGATGGCTCGTACGGCGTGGCCGAGGGCTTGATCTCCTCCTTCCCCGTGACCGTCAAGGACGGCGAGTGGGAGATCGTCCAGGGCCTGGAGATCAACGAATTCTCCCGCGGCAAGATCGATGCCTCCGTCGCCGAACTGGCCGAGGAGCGCGACGCGGTCAAGGGTCTCGGCCTGATCTGA
- a CDS encoding DUF3017 domain-containing protein, with protein MSAARLGSAWWALAVLCAAGLVMIVTDSVRLGGYVIGSALLAAAIVRAVVPSAKTPGLTIRHRVIDVCLYAGLGLATIVIFSVVVL; from the coding sequence GTGAGCGCAGCCCGGCTGGGTTCGGCGTGGTGGGCGCTGGCCGTCCTGTGCGCCGCCGGGCTGGTGATGATCGTCACCGACTCGGTCCGTCTGGGCGGTTATGTCATCGGGTCGGCGCTGCTGGCTGCGGCGATCGTGCGCGCGGTCGTCCCGTCGGCGAAGACGCCCGGGCTGACCATCCGGCACCGGGTGATCGACGTCTGCCTGTACGCCGGCCTGGGCCTGGCGACGATCGTCATCTTCAGCGTCGTGGTGCTGTAG
- a CDS encoding bifunctional methylenetetrahydrofolate dehydrogenase/methenyltetrahydrofolate cyclohydrolase — translation MTATLMDGKATLKTIKGELTQRVAALREKGIVPGLGTVLVGDDPGSHWYVGAKHRDCAQVGITSIRRDLPATATQAEVEAVIDELNADPACTGFLVQQPTGLDEFALLSRVAPDKDVDGLHPYNLGKLVLGESGPLPCTPMGVIELLRRYDVPIAGADVAVVGRGLTVGRPLGLLLTRRSENATVTLCHTGTRDLARHVREADIVVAAAGVPGLITADMVKPGAALLDVGVSRVEGKVAGDIAPDAIEVAGYFSPNPGGVGPMTRAQLLVNVVEAAERALG, via the coding sequence GTGACTGCGACGTTGATGGACGGCAAGGCGACGCTGAAGACGATCAAGGGCGAGTTGACACAGCGGGTGGCGGCGCTGCGCGAGAAAGGCATCGTGCCGGGCCTCGGCACCGTTCTCGTGGGAGATGACCCGGGCTCGCACTGGTACGTCGGGGCCAAGCACCGCGACTGCGCCCAGGTGGGCATCACCTCCATCCGTCGCGACCTGCCCGCCACAGCGACACAGGCCGAGGTCGAAGCCGTCATCGACGAGCTCAACGCCGACCCCGCATGCACCGGGTTCCTGGTCCAACAGCCCACGGGGCTGGACGAATTCGCGTTGCTGTCCCGGGTGGCTCCGGACAAGGACGTCGACGGGTTGCATCCGTACAACCTCGGCAAGCTGGTGCTGGGGGAGAGCGGTCCGTTGCCGTGCACGCCGATGGGCGTCATCGAGTTGCTGCGCCGGTACGACGTGCCGATCGCCGGTGCCGACGTCGCCGTGGTCGGGCGGGGACTGACCGTCGGTCGCCCGCTGGGGCTCCTGCTGACCCGGCGCTCGGAGAACGCGACCGTCACGTTGTGCCACACCGGCACGAGGGATCTGGCCCGGCACGTGCGCGAGGCCGACATCGTCGTCGCGGCCGCCGGTGTCCCCGGTCTGATCACCGCCGACATGGTCAAGCCGGGCGCAGCCCTGCTGGATGTCGGCGTGTCCCGGGTGGAGGGCAAGGTGGCCGGTGACATTGCGCCGGACGCGATCGAGGTGGCGGGCTACTTCTCACCCAATCCCGGCGGAGTCGGGCCGATGACCCGTGCACAACTGCTGGTCAACGTCGTCGAAGCGGCAGAACGAGCGCTGGGGTGA